The genomic DNA aacatttaTGGGAAAGTCATTATAGCATCCTTGTTCTTGTGAGGGTTTATTTTATtcgtgtgtatgtttctgtgaagCCCATGTGAGTGGCTGTAGATACCGGGAGAGGGGATTGgatccttgaagctggagttacaggattCTGGGAATAGAAACTgagtcctctgaaggagcagtcagtgctattaaACACTGCCTGAATTCTCCAACACCAAGTCCATGGGATTTTAGCATTTATAGATACAGTATATATCCCAACAAGACCATTGACTGGGCACAGAACAATATAGAAGGACAGTATCATTTTGTACATCTGAGTGTACGagtttgtgtgtttgcatgaaaatctctctagtccccaaacTCATGTGTTCTGTGTCGGCGTAAGGACAAGCACCTAATCTAAACATTTTGATCAAGGCCATGGTGCTTCCAACACTTTCACTAAAGGCCTCCATTGGTGCTCTGTCAGGGAACAGACCATGACagccccaaaagatgtgacacaCAAGGAAACAAGCGACAAGGAATGAAAACAGGCAGAAACTTCTGGAAACAGACTTGGATCCCAGAGATGACCAATGTGTAAATGACCAGTCAGAATGGAAAGCAAATAAATGCAGAAGCTTAAAGAAACAGACCAATGTCACAAACTCATCTGGGAATCtcaagatttatttcatttcacaagaGTAGAAGATGTCAATggagggagtgaggaggaggaggaggagggctgaGTGGAGGAGAGAAGCCATGGAGAAGGAGACCCCATGTCAGCTCAGCTCTGAGGCCCAGGACAGAGAACAGGAGCCAGAGCCTGCAGTCTCTAACTAGGACAGGTGTCTACTCTGAGGCACAATGGGTCTCCCTTGAGCTTTCTTGGTAATGATGACTTCAAAAGAGCCaggcaaaaagaaacaagagtgCCAGATGGTCAGGGGAGAGCCAACACTGGATACAGCTCAAGGCAAAGGTCCAAAAAGATGAAACCCTGCCACACAAGCCTGTCCCCATGGGTGTCCAGATGTCCTGGAGAGGACTTAGATGGCTTGCAGGGCTCACAGCTTATCAACTGGTCATAGAATAGTAGCCAGCATCTGGGCAGATGAAAAGGAATGGGACAAAACAATATGGAAGACACAGGAAGCTGAGCTGGGAGACATGGGTATGAGGCTGAGGCCAGTGCTGGGGAGCAGGACTGCTGGGCTCACCACTCTGAGGGTCTCAGACTGCATCTGAGGGACTCTGAAGCATGGGACAGGTCAGCAGCAGCTGGACTTCTGGCTcgaggagaggccacagcaggccTGGCTGGAGCAGGCAGGGCGGCAGAGCAGGGACATGCTggagcagggcttgcagcagctgggctggcaggAGGAGGCACAGCAGGAGGAGGTGGGCACACAGCAGGCAGGTCTGCACACAGGGCGGCAGAGCAGGGACACGCTggagcagggcttgcagcagaTAGGCTTGCAGCAGACAGGCACGCAGCAGGATGGCTGGCAGCATGAGGGCTGGCAGCTAGACTGCTGGCAACAAGAGGAGGACCCAGAGCAGATGGGTGTGCAGCAGACAGGCTTGCAGCAAAGAGTCACACAGCAGGGTGAGGAGGTGCAGCATGAGGGCTGGCAGCTAGACTGCTGGCAGCATGAGGAGGACCCATGCCAGATGGGTGTACAGCAGACAGGCTTGCAGCAAAGAGGCACACAGCAGGAGGATTGACAGCATGAGGGCTGACAGCTAGACTGCTGGCAGCACGGTGTGCAGGAAGATTGGCAGCAGGGGCTGGACACACAGCTCACTGGGGTGCAGACAAGAGTAACGCAGGGAGCTGGGGCACAGCAGCTGGACTGGCAGCAGCTGGGGACACAACAGCTGGACTGGCAGCAGCTGGGGGCACAGCAGCTGGGCTCACAGCAGCTCTCTGGGCAGTCATCCACCTGCCAGGAGGAGTTGGTGCAAGCGTcagagcagacagacatggtggagGCAGCCATGGAGGGTTGGATGGAGGAGGGTGagatgtgagtgagtgagtgaatgagttagtgagtgagtgtgtgtgtgtgaggtgctGTGTTGGGAGCCTTTATACAGCTGGGCTGTTTGTTCTATGCCTCAGCTCCTGGCTTCCTTTTCCTTGTCTGTGTTTGGAGTCAGGCTGTTGTCTCACTATTGATGGACTGTCAACAAATACTGTTGTCTGGGGAGACTGCCCCTGGGGGAAACCCCGCAGAGATGCCCAGGTCTCATGGGAGGCAGTGATGGGGGTACCCAGGTGACATTCTGGAGGTGCCAGCCACTGTTGCATTTCAGAAAGCTTTGGTCTTGAGGCACCATCTCCACCTGTGCAGACATGGAGTGGGGACCACACAGGTGTGGGCTGTGAAGATGGTGGCAGGTGCTCCTGGCTGTTCTGTAGGACTTGCTGTCTGGGCTGCCTTCTACTGTCAGAGAGAATTCAAGGATcccctggtgcctgtggaggcctgaTGGAGTCAAGGGAGCAGGAGTGTGGATGCCTTCTGTCACACTTCAAGTTGAACTTCTCTGGAGCCCATGACAGTGCCCATAACATTCATAGTCCTTTGTTTCCTCTGAGTTCTGGAagctgctcctgtccccatgtCCTCAGAGCTTCTGTTGCCTCATGGACACAGTCAGTACCTTCCCTCAACAT from Cricetulus griseus strain 17A/GY chromosome 1 unlocalized genomic scaffold, alternate assembly CriGri-PICRH-1.0 chr1_0, whole genome shotgun sequence includes the following:
- the LOC113833340 gene encoding keratin-associated protein 10-9-like — its product is MAASTMSVCSDACTNSSWQVDDCPESCCEPSCCAPSCCQSSCCVPSCCQSSCCAPAPCVTLVCTPVSCVSSPCCQSSCTPCCQQSSCQPSCCQSSCCVPLCCKPVCCTPIWHGSSSCCQQSSCQPSCCTSSPCCVTLCCKPVCCTPICSGSSSCCQQSSCQPSCCQPSCCVPVCCKPICCKPCSSVSLLCRPVCRPACCVPTSSCCASSCQPSCCKPCSSMSLLCRPACSSQACCGLSSSQKSSCC